A single region of the Vicia villosa cultivar HV-30 ecotype Madison, WI linkage group LG4, Vvil1.0, whole genome shotgun sequence genome encodes:
- the LOC131595337 gene encoding twinkle homolog protein, chloroplastic/mitochondrial has product MRFRYPHAVTPLLTFPSKLSTMNTQTLSNSTPFPNLTKPLFQTHHFFQPKRGFFTVFCSKTSSKYPPTPLKINGYHATSIVKSTRSVNLDESMLDANIDALKRKLEVIGMDAEICVPGQQYNHMLCPECQGGDTGERTFSVIIAPDGGSAAWKCFRAKCGWKGSIQAFAGRNPYSTAMTQFIPAKKKREIKEDELQLEPLCTELVGYFSERLISIKTLKRNGVKQKKYKDDQIAIAFPYRRNGALISCKYRDINKKFWQESDTEKIFYGLDDIVGESDVIIVEGEMDKLAMEEAGFRNCVSVPDGAPPSVSSKDLPPEDKDTKYQYLWNCKDELKQASRIIIATDGDPPGQALAEELARRIGKEKCWRVRWPKKGKLDDCKDANEVLMYLGPDALKEAIENAELYPIRGLFNFRDYFDELDAYYHRTLGYDIGLSTGWNNLNGLYNVVPGELTIVTGIPNSGKSEWIDALLCNLNKIAGWKFVLCSMENKVREHARKLLEKHVRKPFFNDRYAEDVERMSLEEYEQGKLWLNDTFHLIRCEDDALPNIKWVLDLAKAAVLRHGVRGLVIDPYNELDHQRSPHQTETEYVSQMLTLIKRFAQHHGCHVWFVAHPRQLQNWTGSPPNLYDISGSAHFINKCDNGIVIHRNRDPEVGPVDQVKVCVRKVRNKVAGTIGDADLLYNRVTGEYVEAEDYTKKQ; this is encoded by the exons ATGCGTTTTCGTTATCCTCACGCTGTAACTCCATTACTAACCTTCCCTTCAAAACTCTCCACTATGAACACTCAAACCCTCTCCAATTCCACACCATTCCCAAACCTCACAAAACCCCTCTTTCAAACGCACCACTTTTTTCAACCTAAAAGAGGATTTTTCACCGTTTTTTGTTCTAAAACCTCTTCCAAATACCCTCCGACGCCGCTTAAAATCAATGGCTACCATGCTACTTCCATTGTTAAGTCTACAAGATCAG TTAATTTGGATGAGAGTATGTTGGATGCGAATATTGATGCTTTGAAGAGGAAGTTGGAGGTTATTGGAATGGATGCTGAAATTTGTGTTCCTGGTCAACAATATAATCACATGCTTTGTCCTGAG TGCCAAGGCGGTGACACGGGAGAAAGAACCTTTTCCGTTATCATTGCACCAGACGG GGGGTCTGCTGCATGGAAGTGTTTTCGTGCAAAGTGTGGTTGGAAAGGCAGCATTCAG GCCTTTGCTGGTAGAAATCCATATTCTACGGCAATGACTCAATTTATCCCAgcgaagaaaaaaagagaaattaaGGAGGATGAGTTGCAGCTAGAACCACTTTGTACTGAG CTGGTCGGATATTTTTCAGAGCGCTTGATTTCAATTAAGACTCTGAAGAGGAATGGTGTCAAGCAGAAAAAATATAAGGATGATCAG ATTGCTATTGCATTCCCCTATCGTCGTAATGGAGCGCTTATTAGTTGCAAGTACCGAGATATCAACAAGAAGTTTTGGCAG GAATCAGACACTGAAAAGATCTTTTATGGATTGGATGACATAGTTGGAGAAAGTGATGTTATCATT GTTGAAGGTGAAATGGACAAACTGGCAATGGAAGAAGCTGGCTTCCGAAATTGTGTTAGTGTTCCTGACGGCGCACCTCCATCAGTCTCTTCAAAGGACTTGCCTCCTGAGGATAAG GACACGAAGTATCAGTATCTGTGGAACTGCAAAGATGAACTAAAGCAG GCATCCCGGATTATTATTGCCACTGATGGGGATCCACCTGGTCAAGCCTTGGCTGAGGAGCTTGCACGTCGCATTGGGAAAGAAAA ATGCTGGCGTGTACGGTGGCCTAAAAAAGGGAAGCTTGATGATTGCAAAGATGCAAATGAG GTTCTCATGTATTTGGGCCCCGATGCATTGAAGGAAGCGATTGAGAATGCAGAATTATACCCTATACGTGGATTGTTTAACTTCAGAGATTACTTTGATGAGCTTGATGCATATTATCATCGAACTTTGGGATATGACATTGGTCTCTCAACTGGCTGGAATAATCTGAATGGTTTATACAAT GTTGTGCCAGGAGAACTGACTATAGTAACTGGAATTCCCAATTCAGGGAAGAGTGAGTGGATTGATGCTCTTCTATGCAATCTTAATAAAATTGCTGGCTGGAAATTTGTACTTTGTTCCATGGAAAATAAG GTTAGAGAACATGCTCGAAAGCTTTTGGAGAAACATGTGAGGAAGCCTTTCTTTAATGATCG CTATGCTGAAGACGTCGAGCGGATGAGTTTGGAGGAATATGAACAAGGCAAGCTCTGGTTAAACGATACTTTTCATCTTATAAG GTGTGAAGATGATGCTCTTCCAAATATAAAATGGGTTCTTGACCTTGCAAAAGCAGCGGTATTAAGACATGGGGTGCGTGGACTTGTAATTGATCCTTATAATGAGCTTGATCATCAGCGATCTCCACACCA GACGGAAACTGAATATGTGAGCCAGATGCTTACCTTAATCAAACGTTTTGCCCAACATCATGGATGTCATGTTTGGTTTGTAGCACATCCCAGACAG CTGCAAAACTGGACTGGGAGTCCTCCTAATCTTTATGATATAAGCGGAAGTGCACACTTTATAAACAAGTGTGACAATGGAATTGTCATTCATCGTAATCGGGATCCTGAGGTTGGGCCTGTTGATCAAGTGAAG GTTTGTGTTCGAAAGGTACGAAATAAGGTTGCAGGGACAATAGGTGATGCCGATTTGTTGTATAACAG GGTAACTGGCGAGTACGTGGAAGCGGAAGATTATACTAAGAAACAGTAG